From one Musa acuminata AAA Group cultivar baxijiao chromosome BXJ2-6, Cavendish_Baxijiao_AAA, whole genome shotgun sequence genomic stretch:
- the LOC135614103 gene encoding uncharacterized protein LOC135614103 isoform X3, which translates to MMDYQNLNFYLKKSRKELQKLCKQHDLPANRSHAQLAKSLVSLFKKRNASSASSLEKSTNSKDGISKKSFVLETKVKQTFISLDESAGGLFGRSNSSMVNIHGRSSSVSEIPGESRSLCQTGNQMKLIGHMVNLTSEKPQTWPANNKGTEGFGSSSEHCNMGTISCVAADIQEIATNRLHGLDCKEASFRSASGKLLDHRNPEEKLTQDAITNSRTCNTIPVPCEHNKPQEYSMESGFVSADEISTRTPSLQFFVMSEEGINLYVDLNSSPLEWINSLKDEVCVHQNAEHHESMTLSKDISGSPEDDHMKISPSVDSGMHLQCVGVDRNTGCTNSSLSSVVSENCNSEAYPPDTTVVTSGSSVLTSGSVPAGLSGLEENQVVSSSCAAYSVQNNVASDIASCPQEGTVLIQDSIDASFAMVKGNASLPDASTKSIDNKDVGAITPVTTDGFISKTACIDFVGVEDNALSNTLSDVPDKSNLPMSKDIQNSTDTNHYGHLNNYSRACEDSIMHATDELPENASPHEGLPNSVQLIGPMVPDGPMADAQSEVGAAVDLLYQPVCVNSGTVNPEDQTSTFQDESGHSTPLRGKDTSELP; encoded by the exons ATGATGGATTATCAGAACTTAAACTTCTATCTCAAAAAGTCGAGAAAGGAACTTCAGAAATTGTGCAAGCAGCATGATCTTCCTGCAAATAGAAGCCATGCTCAACTAGCCAAGTCGCTGGTTTCACTGTTTAAG AAAAGAAATGCCAGTTCAGCATCATCACTGGAGAAATCAACTAATTCTAAGGATGGAATTTCCAAAAAATCATTTGTATTAGAAACAAAAGTCAAACAAACATTCATTTCTCTGGACGAATCAGCCGGAG GACTGTTTGGAAGATCAAATTCTTCTATGGTTAATATACATGGACGGTCTTCTAGCGTTAGTGAAATTCCAGGTGAAAGTAGATCACTCTGTCAGACTGGTAATCAAATGAAACTTATTGGCCATATGGTCAATCTAACTTCTGAAAAG CCACAAACATGGCCTGCTAATAATAAAGGTACGGAAGGTTTTGGATCTTCTTCTGAGCATTGTAACATGGGAACAATATCTTGTGTTGCTGCTGATATCCAAGAAATTGCAACAAATCGACTTCATGGTCTGGATTGCAAGGAAGCGAGTTTCAGAAGTGCATCTGGAAAATTGTTGGATCATAGAAATCCAGAGGAGAAATTAACCCAGGATGCTATTACAAACAGTAGAACTTGTAATACCATTCCTGTACCATGTGAACATAATAAACCTCAGGAATACTCCATGGAAAGTGGGTTTGTATCTGCTGATGAAATTTCTACAAGAACCCCTTCACTTCAATTCTTTGTGATGTCAGAGGAGGGAATTAATTTATATGTTGATTTGAATTCTAGTCCATTAGAATGGATCAATAGCTTAAAGGATGAAGTGTGTGTCCATCAAAATGCAGAACATCATGAGTCAATGACTCTTTCAAAAGATATTAGTGGTTCACCAGAAGATGATCATATGAAAATTTCACCATCTGTTGACAGTGGGATGCACCTTCAGTGTGTTGGAGTTGATCGGAACACTGGTTGTACTAATTCATCATTGAGTTCAGTTGTCAGTGAGAATTGCAATTCTGAGGCTTACCCACCTGACACAACTGTGGTGACATCTGGATCTTCTGTTTTGACATCAGGCAGTGTTCCTGCTGGCTTATCAGGTTTGGAGGagaatcaagtggtttcatcttcTTGTGCAGCTTACTCAGTTCAAAACAACGTGGCATCTGATATTGCATCTTGTCCTCAAGAAGGTACAGTGTTAATTCAAGACTCTATtgatgcttcctttgcaatggtcAAGGGCAATGCATCACTTCCTGATGCTTCTACAAAATCTATTGATAACAAGGATGTTGGTGCCATTACTCCTGTTACAACTGATGGCTTCATTTCTAAGACTGCATGCATTGATTTTGTTGGTGTTGAAGATAATGCTTTATCTAATACATTGAGTGACGTTCCTGATAAAAGTAACCTTCCTATGTCCAAGGATATACAGAATAGTACAGACACTAATCATTATGGCCATCTTAATAATTATAGTAGAGCATGTGAAGACTCAATTATGCATGCCACCGATGAGCTGCCAGAGAATGCCAGTCCACACGAAGGGTTGCCAAATTCTGTTCAGCTTATTGGACCGATGGTACCAGATGGTCCAATGGCCGATGCACAGTCAGAGGTGGGGGCAGCAGTTGACCTTCTCTATCAACCAGTATGTGTTAACTCTGGAACGGTGAATCCTGAGGATCAAACTTCAACGTTTCAAGATGAATCG GGTCACAGCACACCATTGAGGGGAAAGGACACTTCAGA ACTTCCCTAG
- the LOC135614103 gene encoding uncharacterized protein LOC135614103 isoform X2, with protein sequence MMDYQNLNFYLKKSRKELQKLCKQHDLPANRSHAQLAKSLVSLFKKRNASSASSLEKSTNSKDGISKKSFVLETKVKQTFISLDESAGGLFGRSNSSMVNIHGRSSSVSEIPGESRSLCQTGNQMKLIGHMVNLTSEKPQTWPANNKGTEGFGSSSEHCNMGTISCVAADIQEIATNRLHGLDCKEASFRSASGKLLDHRNPEEKLTQDAITNSRTCNTIPVPCEHNKPQEYSMESGFVSADEISTRTPSLQFFVMSEEGINLYVDLNSSPLEWINSLKDEVCVHQNAEHHESMTLSKDISGSPEDDHMKISPSVDSGMHLQCVGVDRNTGCTNSSLSSVVSENCNSEAYPPDTTVVTSGSSVLTSGSVPAGLSGLEENQVVSSSCAAYSVQNNVASDIASCPQEGTVLIQDSIDASFAMVKGNASLPDASTKSIDNKDVGAITPVTTDGFISKTACIDFVGVEDNALSNTLSDVPDKSNLPMSKDIQNSTDTNHYGHLNNYSRACEDSIMHATDELPENASPHEGLPNSVQLIGPMVPDGPMADAQSEVGAAVDLLYQPVCVNSGTVNPEDQTSTFQDESGHSTPLRGKDTSECSGVQTSLDNCSKRSSNVEFPEEIHVKRQHTCENMSGTIMDLKSTKSSAKEAMSDEVVIPRRSTRLVSK encoded by the exons ATGATGGATTATCAGAACTTAAACTTCTATCTCAAAAAGTCGAGAAAGGAACTTCAGAAATTGTGCAAGCAGCATGATCTTCCTGCAAATAGAAGCCATGCTCAACTAGCCAAGTCGCTGGTTTCACTGTTTAAG AAAAGAAATGCCAGTTCAGCATCATCACTGGAGAAATCAACTAATTCTAAGGATGGAATTTCCAAAAAATCATTTGTATTAGAAACAAAAGTCAAACAAACATTCATTTCTCTGGACGAATCAGCCGGAG GACTGTTTGGAAGATCAAATTCTTCTATGGTTAATATACATGGACGGTCTTCTAGCGTTAGTGAAATTCCAGGTGAAAGTAGATCACTCTGTCAGACTGGTAATCAAATGAAACTTATTGGCCATATGGTCAATCTAACTTCTGAAAAG CCACAAACATGGCCTGCTAATAATAAAGGTACGGAAGGTTTTGGATCTTCTTCTGAGCATTGTAACATGGGAACAATATCTTGTGTTGCTGCTGATATCCAAGAAATTGCAACAAATCGACTTCATGGTCTGGATTGCAAGGAAGCGAGTTTCAGAAGTGCATCTGGAAAATTGTTGGATCATAGAAATCCAGAGGAGAAATTAACCCAGGATGCTATTACAAACAGTAGAACTTGTAATACCATTCCTGTACCATGTGAACATAATAAACCTCAGGAATACTCCATGGAAAGTGGGTTTGTATCTGCTGATGAAATTTCTACAAGAACCCCTTCACTTCAATTCTTTGTGATGTCAGAGGAGGGAATTAATTTATATGTTGATTTGAATTCTAGTCCATTAGAATGGATCAATAGCTTAAAGGATGAAGTGTGTGTCCATCAAAATGCAGAACATCATGAGTCAATGACTCTTTCAAAAGATATTAGTGGTTCACCAGAAGATGATCATATGAAAATTTCACCATCTGTTGACAGTGGGATGCACCTTCAGTGTGTTGGAGTTGATCGGAACACTGGTTGTACTAATTCATCATTGAGTTCAGTTGTCAGTGAGAATTGCAATTCTGAGGCTTACCCACCTGACACAACTGTGGTGACATCTGGATCTTCTGTTTTGACATCAGGCAGTGTTCCTGCTGGCTTATCAGGTTTGGAGGagaatcaagtggtttcatcttcTTGTGCAGCTTACTCAGTTCAAAACAACGTGGCATCTGATATTGCATCTTGTCCTCAAGAAGGTACAGTGTTAATTCAAGACTCTATtgatgcttcctttgcaatggtcAAGGGCAATGCATCACTTCCTGATGCTTCTACAAAATCTATTGATAACAAGGATGTTGGTGCCATTACTCCTGTTACAACTGATGGCTTCATTTCTAAGACTGCATGCATTGATTTTGTTGGTGTTGAAGATAATGCTTTATCTAATACATTGAGTGACGTTCCTGATAAAAGTAACCTTCCTATGTCCAAGGATATACAGAATAGTACAGACACTAATCATTATGGCCATCTTAATAATTATAGTAGAGCATGTGAAGACTCAATTATGCATGCCACCGATGAGCTGCCAGAGAATGCCAGTCCACACGAAGGGTTGCCAAATTCTGTTCAGCTTATTGGACCGATGGTACCAGATGGTCCAATGGCCGATGCACAGTCAGAGGTGGGGGCAGCAGTTGACCTTCTCTATCAACCAGTATGTGTTAACTCTGGAACGGTGAATCCTGAGGATCAAACTTCAACGTTTCAAGATGAATCG GGTCACAGCACACCATTGAGGGGAAAGGACACTTCAGA ATGTTCTGGAGTGCAGACTTCCCTAGACAATTGTTCTAAGAGATCTAGCAACGTAGAGTTTCCTGAGGAGATCCATGTTAAGAGGCAGCACACTTGTGAAAATATGAGTGGGACAATCATGGACTTAAAAAGCACTAAAAGTTCAGCCAAGGAAGCAATGTCTGATGAGGTTGTTATACCTAGGCGTTCCACAAGGCTTGTCTCTAAG TAA
- the LOC135614103 gene encoding uncharacterized protein LOC135614103 isoform X1 has product MMDYQNLNFYLKKSRKELQKLCKQHDLPANRSHAQLAKSLVSLFKKRNASSASSLEKSTNSKDGISKKSFVLETKVKQTFISLDESAGGLFGRSNSSMVNIHGRSSSVSEIPGESRSLCQTGNQMKLIGHMVNLTSEKPQTWPANNKGTEGFGSSSEHCNMGTISCVAADIQEIATNRLHGLDCKEASFRSASGKLLDHRNPEEKLTQDAITNSRTCNTIPVPCEHNKPQEYSMESGFVSADEISTRTPSLQFFVMSEEGINLYVDLNSSPLEWINSLKDEVCVHQNAEHHESMTLSKDISGSPEDDHMKISPSVDSGMHLQCVGVDRNTGCTNSSLSSVVSENCNSEAYPPDTTVVTSGSSVLTSGSVPAGLSGLEENQVVSSSCAAYSVQNNVASDIASCPQEGTVLIQDSIDASFAMVKGNASLPDASTKSIDNKDVGAITPVTTDGFISKTACIDFVGVEDNALSNTLSDVPDKSNLPMSKDIQNSTDTNHYGHLNNYSRACEDSIMHATDELPENASPHEGLPNSVQLIGPMVPDGPMADAQSEVGAAVDLLYQPVCVNSGTVNPEDQTSTFQDESGHSTPLRGKDTSECSGVQTSLDNCSKRSSNVEFPEEIHVKRQHTCENMSGTIMDLKSTKSSAKEAMSDEVVIPRRSTRLVSKGKIICLKRSRDFGCK; this is encoded by the exons ATGATGGATTATCAGAACTTAAACTTCTATCTCAAAAAGTCGAGAAAGGAACTTCAGAAATTGTGCAAGCAGCATGATCTTCCTGCAAATAGAAGCCATGCTCAACTAGCCAAGTCGCTGGTTTCACTGTTTAAG AAAAGAAATGCCAGTTCAGCATCATCACTGGAGAAATCAACTAATTCTAAGGATGGAATTTCCAAAAAATCATTTGTATTAGAAACAAAAGTCAAACAAACATTCATTTCTCTGGACGAATCAGCCGGAG GACTGTTTGGAAGATCAAATTCTTCTATGGTTAATATACATGGACGGTCTTCTAGCGTTAGTGAAATTCCAGGTGAAAGTAGATCACTCTGTCAGACTGGTAATCAAATGAAACTTATTGGCCATATGGTCAATCTAACTTCTGAAAAG CCACAAACATGGCCTGCTAATAATAAAGGTACGGAAGGTTTTGGATCTTCTTCTGAGCATTGTAACATGGGAACAATATCTTGTGTTGCTGCTGATATCCAAGAAATTGCAACAAATCGACTTCATGGTCTGGATTGCAAGGAAGCGAGTTTCAGAAGTGCATCTGGAAAATTGTTGGATCATAGAAATCCAGAGGAGAAATTAACCCAGGATGCTATTACAAACAGTAGAACTTGTAATACCATTCCTGTACCATGTGAACATAATAAACCTCAGGAATACTCCATGGAAAGTGGGTTTGTATCTGCTGATGAAATTTCTACAAGAACCCCTTCACTTCAATTCTTTGTGATGTCAGAGGAGGGAATTAATTTATATGTTGATTTGAATTCTAGTCCATTAGAATGGATCAATAGCTTAAAGGATGAAGTGTGTGTCCATCAAAATGCAGAACATCATGAGTCAATGACTCTTTCAAAAGATATTAGTGGTTCACCAGAAGATGATCATATGAAAATTTCACCATCTGTTGACAGTGGGATGCACCTTCAGTGTGTTGGAGTTGATCGGAACACTGGTTGTACTAATTCATCATTGAGTTCAGTTGTCAGTGAGAATTGCAATTCTGAGGCTTACCCACCTGACACAACTGTGGTGACATCTGGATCTTCTGTTTTGACATCAGGCAGTGTTCCTGCTGGCTTATCAGGTTTGGAGGagaatcaagtggtttcatcttcTTGTGCAGCTTACTCAGTTCAAAACAACGTGGCATCTGATATTGCATCTTGTCCTCAAGAAGGTACAGTGTTAATTCAAGACTCTATtgatgcttcctttgcaatggtcAAGGGCAATGCATCACTTCCTGATGCTTCTACAAAATCTATTGATAACAAGGATGTTGGTGCCATTACTCCTGTTACAACTGATGGCTTCATTTCTAAGACTGCATGCATTGATTTTGTTGGTGTTGAAGATAATGCTTTATCTAATACATTGAGTGACGTTCCTGATAAAAGTAACCTTCCTATGTCCAAGGATATACAGAATAGTACAGACACTAATCATTATGGCCATCTTAATAATTATAGTAGAGCATGTGAAGACTCAATTATGCATGCCACCGATGAGCTGCCAGAGAATGCCAGTCCACACGAAGGGTTGCCAAATTCTGTTCAGCTTATTGGACCGATGGTACCAGATGGTCCAATGGCCGATGCACAGTCAGAGGTGGGGGCAGCAGTTGACCTTCTCTATCAACCAGTATGTGTTAACTCTGGAACGGTGAATCCTGAGGATCAAACTTCAACGTTTCAAGATGAATCG GGTCACAGCACACCATTGAGGGGAAAGGACACTTCAGA ATGTTCTGGAGTGCAGACTTCCCTAGACAATTGTTCTAAGAGATCTAGCAACGTAGAGTTTCCTGAGGAGATCCATGTTAAGAGGCAGCACACTTGTGAAAATATGAGTGGGACAATCATGGACTTAAAAAGCACTAAAAGTTCAGCCAAGGAAGCAATGTCTGATGAGGTTGTTATACCTAGGCGTTCCACAAGGCTTGTCTCTAAG GGAAAAATAATCTGTTTAAAGAGGTCAAGAGATTTTGGATGTAAATGA